The Oscillatoria acuminata PCC 6304 genomic interval TTCCCTGATTTGAGTAGTAAAAAATTGGCGTTTTGAAGGATTATAGATGATAATCAATTATTTTATTTCTCTATAATACCTCGATTTTATCAGCAAGTGATGAATTACTTTGTAAAATTAATAAAAATTTAATCATCTAGGAAATGCGACAAGTTAGACAACATTTGGGTTTTCAAACAGGAGGACTCGATTTTGGCGATCGCCAGGGGGGTACAAGGAAGGGTTTCCTGTTTCTATAAACGCGGGAAATCACAGAAGCAATCAAGGGGAGTGGGACGGCTGATTCAGGGATTTATTCGGAAAAACACCTACGGATAGCAGTCCTCAATCCGTGGTGTCAGGGATCCCCCGTTGAAACCTGGGGAGTGCCGCAGATCTTTCGCTATGCCAGTGTGCATCGGGCTTCCCTGGCTGGGTTACAAATCCGGCAAGGATTGCGATCAAGACTTACACATTAATCCCTATTCGTAGGGTTGATTCGCGAATCAACCCTACGAATAGGTTTTAATCTCCCAATATAGGTAAGTCTGGGCTATATATATCTCCCAAGGCGATCGCTAGGGCTCGTCTGGGTTACAGTATGAGCGACTACTTCGATACTCAAAACACAGAAGAGGTCAATCCGTAAAACTCAAGGGACCCAAGAAGCTATGCCAACTCCTATAACCCATCCCTCCCAATGGGGTGAACCCGCGATCGCCAGTAGCGATATCCAATTGCTGGTCCTCGATATTGATGGCACCATTGCCGGAGTCTCTAATCAAATCACCCAATCGGTGAAAGAAGCAATTGCCGCAGTGCATAGAAAAGGTATCCCAGTGGCGATCGCCACGGGACGGATGTATCGATCCGCCCTCCGGTTCCACCAGGAAATAGTCTCCCCCTTACCCTTAATCGCCTACCAAGGGGCATTAATCAAAGACCCCGCCACTGAAACCCTTCATTACCACACCCCAGTTGCATCGGAAATCGCCCTGGAGTTATTGGACTACTTCGATGACTCCACTGTGCGATCGCAGCTTTCAGTCCACTGCTATATTGACGATTGTCTCTACGTTCGCGAACTCACCCCAGACAGCCAAGCTTACGGAGATCGCACCGGAGTGACACCAATTCCCTATGGCGACTTGCGGCCCCTGATCGCCGCATCTGCCCCCACAAAACTCCTAGCCCTCAGCCAAAACACGGCGTTAATCGACGAGTTGCTGCAAGCCTTTAGCTTGCGCTATCCCCCCACCGAACTCTACCTGACTAAATCTCATACCACCTTCCTAGAAGCGGGAAATCCAGCAGTGAATAAAGGCGCTGCCGTCCGTTATCTAGCGGAAGATATCCTCGGACTCTCGGCAGGGAACGTCATGTGTATTGGGGATAATTTTAATGATGTAGAAATGCTGGATTATGCCGGAATCGGGGTAGCGATGGGAAATGCCCCCGAGGGAGTCAAAGCTGTCGCTAATTGGGTGAGTCACTCCGTTGAGGAAGAAGGAGTTGCCCGGGCGATCGAACAGTTTTTGCTGTAAGGCAGAGTGTGGGGGACTTACAAGAGTAAGTTTGTTACGCTTAATTGCGCCTCCGGTCCCCTCCCCTTGGCAAGGGGAGGGTTAGGGTGGGGTTCTTCGTGGGCGATCGCCTCGTCTTTTCATGGGTTTTAAAAATTTGCAGCAGAAAGGGCACCGACGACTGGCCGTGTTTCGTCTCGGTGCCCTTATCTGGTTCGCTCCTCACACACCTGTTAATATATCGAACCCAAGCGGATTTGTCACCCCCCTCAAAAAACTTTCTTGAGAATTTTGTGACATTTTTTTGAGTTCAGATTCCCAGACGCAGGCATCTCGGCTAGAGTTCCTGGGGGGCAACACTGCTCAATTCTTTTTCTAGCAAGCGTTTCAGTAATTTTTGGGTGAGGAAAATTAACCCCAATCGGGCTTGGGCTAAATCAGGGTCCTGGGATTTCACAGATCCCCAAATTTGACATTGAGCGTAAAAAGTCAGGAAGTCCTGACTTAAGAGGGTGGCAACAGGAAATCGGCTAGGCATTTGGGGGAGAGAAACGGGAGAACTGAGGGCATCTACGGTGGCGATCGCCTGGGAAATTAAGGCCCGTTCCGCAGGATGATGGGGCTTAAGGTGGGTTGGGGATTCCAACCAGGGGATCCGGTCTGGGGCCGTTAGCTGCTCCTGACTGGGATGGGTGGGGGTTTGGAGGGTAATCAAGCCTTCTCGGTGGGCCAACCGTAGCAGGGCGCAACACCGGGCATGGGCGTACTGAATCGGAAATAAATCGAGTTCTCCAGAAGGGGGAAAAGGTCTGGGGTCCGGAGTGGGGTCCGGTGGGAGGTCCCAAGTAATGGCCCGTTGTAACCAAATCGCAATCCCCGGGTCCGTGAGTTCAAGGTACAGTTTGCCCGGTGGAACCACGCTCAGGCTCCAGTGCTTGGCCCCCAGGGGAAGTGCGAACTCAGGGGGCCGGGAGTCCGGGAAACCCTCGGCGATCGCCTGGGCAATTTCCATAGGAGGCATAGACTCCTGTTTGGCCAGTTGTAGGGCGACTGGGGAAATATAAAGGATGCGTTGGGTATCTTTGCCGCGATAGAGGGGGATAGACTGGGGCCAAGTCGAGGGACCGGATCTACCTGAGCGATCGCCGGATGCCAAAGGTGAGGGGATGGCTTGTTGGAGTTGGGCTAAAAGTTGCGAGGCGATCGCCAAGGGTTCAACCATAATCGAGTCAAGGGGTGAGAGGGTCAGGTTATCGGGTCCAATGGGATCCCCCGACTCATCCGATAGCCGAAAGCCTGCCCATCCATCACCGAATAAAACTGGGCCAAAAGTAACCGGACAAGTCAGAGGGGGTTAAGTAATATTGGCTACCGTAATTCTTGGATCCCAGCTTATTTTAATATGAACCCAGAACTGTGCAAGGGCGATCGTTCCCAACTGATGACCGATTACTCTAAACTCTCCCCTGTCTTAATACCCAATCTGGTGGGTAAAAGTCGGTTTTTGCTTTTAGCCCGCGCAGGCGGGCTTCGTCCGTATAGCCCCACCCTTGAGGGTGTGGGTTTTTGTAGACCCAATCTGGTGGGTAAAAGTCGGTTTTTGCTTTTAGCCCGCGCAGGCGGGCTTTGTCCTGGTAGCCCGACCCTTGAGGGTTTAGGGCGGCTTAATCCAGAAGGCTACAGGTGGAGCAAACATGGGCAATTTTTTTGCAGTTAACCCCGACTCCCGGTCAACGTTATCACCGATTTATAACCGTTGATGACCTTTTAGAGACCTTTTAGAGACCTTTTAGAGAAGGGAGTATTTGCATCGCCACCGCATCATCTATTTTGGTGCGTCGAGCCAAACTCTGCAAAAATTTTAGGTATGTATTCATCTGAACCTGCCCAACCCTCGCGGCCTTTTTTAACTCAACAACCGATTTTGGAGTGGGCTGAACAACACTATCGTTGTCGGACCTTTCGGAAAGAACAACGAATCCCCACCCGTCCTGGCTTAGTATATTTAGTGATATCAGGAGCCGTTCGCTTGGTGGGAATCGCCCCAGATAGCCCTAGTCTGCACCCGGTGTCATCCCCGAAAACAACTGGGGACAATCTCCCTCACACTGGCTTGCCCCCGGTCGATCTCACTCCCTTTTCGCCATCCCCTAGGCTGTCCCGGACCTCTAGGGAATTTGCTACCCCCGCCTTGAAACTCAATCCCCTCCCCGTCTCAGGGGAAGACAAAGGGGAAAACGCTGAGACCTTTTTGGGGTTTGTAAGTCAGGGTCAACCCTTTGAAGTGGCCAGCCAAAGGTTTTTTACGGTTGAAGCCTACGCTCACATTGACCAGACCTCGGTGATGTGGATGTACTGGCCGGACTTAGATCAGTGGCCGTTATTTCGGCAACAGGTCCTGGATGGGTTTCGGTATCAACACCAGCGTAAGCTCCTGTGGCTGGGTATTTTGGGACAAAGACGCACGATCGCCCGACTCTTGGGATTTTTGACCTTACTGATTGAAGAACATGGTCAAGCGATTGGGGATGATCCAGAAGGAGAGGGGGTGAGTGGGTATTATCTGCCTTGGAATTTAACTCACGCTCAGATTGGCAGTGCGATCGGTTCCACTCGGGTAACCGTAACGCGATTAATGGGCAAATTACGGGCAGAAGGGTTGATTCGAGTGGGTGAAGGTCACTTAATTGGGTTACCCCCCCGGCAATAACGCGCTCTTACCCGTTTTAACCCACAAGCTGTGCGCGTAGGGTTCTGCTAGGAAAGGGTGTGGGTTCTGACTATGAGAACCCAGTTCCCGATTAGACGGTCCCATTTTTGAGGGCATCGAGGAGAATTTCCGTTGCGGATTCGTATAAGGGTAAGGTGATACTAAAGGTTGAGCCTTGATTGGGGTGAGAGGTGACAGAAATCCATCCTCCGTGAAGTTCGACTAATTTTCGGGTAATGGCTAACCCGAGACCACTGCCTTGATATTTGCGAGTGAGAGAGGAATCAATTTGAGAGAAGGGAGAAAACAACCGCGGGCGATCGCGCTCGTCAATGCCAATCCCTGTATCCCAGACTACAAAGTGAATCCAATCATGAGGGCGAGTGAGGGTGTTCCGCACTGGCTTTAATGCCTGATCTCCAGCTTTTAAGTTCTCCTCGCCACTGTCGGGAGTTTCAGGGGAACGAGACCGATAAATTTTCAACCCCACCTCACCTTCCGGGGTGAATTTAATCGCATTGGTGAGGAGATTAAGGAGCATTTGTTTGAGCCGGCGCGGGTCAACCACCATAGATTCGAGGGAGGGGTCTACTTCCATCTGGAACTGCAAGCCGTGATTGGCAATTCGCTCTTGGATCAAGCTAACAAGACCCTGACAAATATCGCAAATATAAACAAGCTGGGGTTCAAGTTCCAGGCGATCGGCTTCAATTCGGGAGAGGTCGAGGATATCGTTAATCAGAGATAACAAGTGTTGTCCGCTAGTATGAATCCGGTCGAGGTAAATTTTTTGTTTCCCGTTTAATGAGCCGAAGGATTCCTCTAGCAGGACGCTGGAGAAGCCGAGAATGGCGGTTAAGGGGGTGCGGAGTTCGTGAGAGGTGGTGGCAATGAACTCTTCTTTGAGACGGTTGATGGCGGCTAGTTCTTGATTTTGCTCTTGCAGGCGCTGCCATTGGTGACGAAATTCACTCACATCTCGGGCGATCGCAATAATCCGATGAATTGCCCCAGTTTCGTCTGAGATAGGAGAGTACACGGTTTCTACGGTTTTGTTTCCGATGGGGAAACCGATCTCGTGAGTGACTAAAACGCGATCGCCGGTTTCATAGACATGACGCAGCAGGGGCTCGATCACCTCAGCGGCATTTGCGCTCAGGTCTCGATTGGTTTTTCCGATAATCTGTTCGCGACTGCGCTCAAAGAAGGCCGCACCTGCTGCGTTAATCGATAAATAACGCAATTGGGTGTCATATTCGACAAAAATATCAGTGGACTGACGCAGAAAAGACCGAAAGTAGTCAGCACTCAGACGAGAGGACTGTTCCTTTCGCAGCAGGCGGGCTTGGCGGATAGCGATCGCACAAACTTTGGCGACTTGCTTCACCAATTCGATCTCGTCGCTATCAAAGTCTTTTGCTTGGGGTTTAATGATGCCTAATGCGCCGATGGAACCGTTATCGTCCGCGATCGGGACCAAGGTTTGCTGGAAATATTGGTTCTGGAGTGACTCTGGGAAATTCTCATCCCCAGGTCGGGGGTAATCGCCGATTTCCTCACAATTCACCGCATCTAAGACACAGAGTTCCCCTTGTAAGAGGACAGTCCGACAGTCCGGGGAGAGCTGATTAAAGTCCAAGCGAGTCGCAACGGGCAATGCTTTTTCCGAAAGGGGGTTGAGAAACGATGCCTGGGCCTGATATACCCCTTGTTCCTCATCCCACAATAGGGCATGACAGCTATCGACCCCGAGAGTTTCCACGATCCCTTGTACAGCAGCACTGATTACACTGTTTTCATCGGTGGCACTGCTGAGGGTTTCGGTTAAGTGGCGAATCAGTTGCTCGAATTGGAGCGATCGCGCTAAGGTAGTGGTTCTCTGCTGTACCCGGTCTTCGAGTTCCCGAGCGTAGGTGCGTAATTGTTGGACAAGATTGGCTTGTTCGATCGCGATCGCCATCTGAGTAGCCACCGCTTGCACCAGTTGCTTTTCGTCCATCGTCCATTGTCGGGGACCATGACAGTGATGAACCACCAGCAACCCCCACAGGCTGGAAACACTCGGAGATTTCAGCACATTGGAGTCAATCTCCGAGATTTCCCCAGTCGAGTTCTGAAGTTCTTTGAAGCTGAGACTATCGGGTATAATTGACCCTTCCTGATTGCGCCCGATGGCGACTCCCATAAAACTGCGGACTTGAAATTGGTTGAGCATTTCTCGATAGCAATCGCTCAAGGCTGCATTCTGAATATCAGGAACTGACCCGAGATGTCCATTCCGATAGGCATCGCGATGAGTCAGGGGCATACAGTCGGCGGGAAACCATTGTCCCCGGATGGATGGGTAAGGCGCTTGCACATCTTCAGCAATACAAACGCCACTGCCATCGGCCAAAAACTGAAAGGCTAGGGCGCGATCGGTGTCTAGGGCCTGTCTGAGCCCCTGGACCCCTAGTTTTAAAATGGTAGGCAGATCAAAAGTGGAGCGGATTTTAGCAGAAATGCGACTCAGCAGCATTTCCCGCGATCGCCGCTGTTGGATTTCCTGTTCGGCGCGGGCGCGATCGCTCAAATCCGTGACAAAGGTCATGAAATAGCTCTCGTCCTCTTCTTCCCCCACCAGGCACAGGGTCACCTCTGCGGCCAGCAGGGATCCATTGGCGCAGATGTAACGCTGGCGTAAGGTTTGGCGTTTCACGCCCTCTCGCACCATTTGCTGAATCAGTCGCAGCAATGCCGCGAAATCTTCAGGATGAGAAAGGGCTCGGGAATCTAAATAGCGCAGTTGACTGGGACTATACCCCGTCATTTTACAAAAGGCTGGATTGGCTTTAACGATTCCGCCATCCATGCTGTGGTAAACAATTCCCGTGGGACAGTCCCAAAACATCCCATCAAAACCGGGATTTGGAAACAAGATCCAGGATGGCGGTTGAGCGATGCCGTCTGGAGTGGGTTCAGAGGTCAGGGGCGATCGCACCGGGTCTCTCCCCGGGGAAAGTCGCCGGTTTTGGGCCGTCCTCTCCTCTGCTGGCTTAAACTCCCTCAAGTTAGCACTCTCTTGAGCAACGGCGATCGGCGAGTCTTGAGCCGACATTAAATGGAGCGTATGTAACCAAAACCGCCGCAATACCCCCTGATCATTTTCTAAATCCACTGCTTCCAACCCCGAACAGTGCGGAACTGCTGTCGCCAGGGTAGAGCTTTGCAGCAACTGGACAATCACCTCTGGGTCAAACACCACCGATACTCTACTCAGCGGCTCATTCTCTTCCCCAACACCGGCAAATTCTGCCCCTGTGTGCCCTTGATCCAGTTCCACTTGAATCCAGACATTTAATTGGGAACTCAGGGCCAGGATACTTGCTTCCACTCCTCCTAGGGCAATCACCGGAACCGGCGCAAATCGCTGGGGCTTGCCCAGGGGAGAGTTCGGCTGGCTGGGTCCATTCGCCATCGATTGCACCTCCACTTCCGCCACAGGGAATCGGCTTTGCCCCCTGGCCGTTTTTACCAGATAAGTCCCCACTCTAGCTTCCACTTGCTCTGGAATCTTCTGTCCAGTTTTATACCAAATTTCTTGGAGCTTTTGACACTGTTCTAAATTGTCTCCCGCTACTAATAACGCCCGTAACCACCCACTATTTTCTAGGGCATAGCGCAGCAGTTGAAATAAAGACAACAAATGTTCGCGGTCCAAATAGAGGATAATTTGGCTGGGTAAACGATGATTCATATTTATTTTAGAATTTAGAGTTTCCATAGTTTTCGAGAGAATTAGGTCGATTTTTTCAATTTGAGGGTTGACTAAGTTAATGATTCCCTAACTGATCCGTAGTATTTAAAGGATTGCCCTAAAGACTTTAAACGTAATGTTTCTTTACAAAAAAAGTAAAATTTTTCCCTAGACAATCAAAATCAAAGCTGGGGTAACCCGTCAAACGATTGTCCAAATAAGTTAAGAAATTGTACCCACCCCACCCCTTCACCCTTGCCGATCGCCTCGACGGTTGTCTACATGACCTAGGGACTGTGAAAAATGTTCAAGTTTGAGGCGATCGCCTCCGACACCCTATGGGAACCCACCTGAAGTTTCAGGCCCCTACCATCTCCTCAATCTTTACTGTACTCCTAATCAGCAGTGATTGAAGGGTTAATTAACGAATCCTCACAAAACCGGCTTGTTCAATTAACCCTTGTCCCTGTTCGGTGAGGAGGAGTGCAGCGTAGGCTTCCGCGAGTTGTTGGTCAATTTGACCGTTTTCTTTGATGATCGCAAATAAGCGACGAGTGAGGGGATATTCCCCACTTTGAAAAGCTGCGGCATTCACTTGATTTCGCCGGTTTGGACAATCTTCGGCGGGGATGAAGGGTTCTCGATAGGGGGGAATCAGGCGATTGGCTTGTCCGGCGATCGCAATGGGAGTCACACTGCATTGTCCGACAATCTCCGGGGCCGAAGCATAGTAAATTCCCCCTAGACGACTGCCCACTTCTCGTAATGCGAGGGTGGTGGTCCGCATAAACTGCACATTGCTCGCAAATGCCTCCCCACCCATCACATTCTCGATAAAAAATTCAATCGTGCCACTGTT includes:
- a CDS encoding Cof-type HAD-IIB family hydrolase translates to MPTPITHPSQWGEPAIASSDIQLLVLDIDGTIAGVSNQITQSVKEAIAAVHRKGIPVAIATGRMYRSALRFHQEIVSPLPLIAYQGALIKDPATETLHYHTPVASEIALELLDYFDDSTVRSQLSVHCYIDDCLYVRELTPDSQAYGDRTGVTPIPYGDLRPLIAASAPTKLLALSQNTALIDELLQAFSLRYPPTELYLTKSHTTFLEAGNPAVNKGAAVRYLAEDILGLSAGNVMCIGDNFNDVEMLDYAGIGVAMGNAPEGVKAVANWVSHSVEEEGVARAIEQFLL
- a CDS encoding DALR anticodon-binding domain-containing protein, with amino-acid sequence MVEPLAIASQLLAQLQQAIPSPLASGDRSGRSGPSTWPQSIPLYRGKDTQRILYISPVALQLAKQESMPPMEIAQAIAEGFPDSRPPEFALPLGAKHWSLSVVPPGKLYLELTDPGIAIWLQRAITWDLPPDPTPDPRPFPPSGELDLFPIQYAHARCCALLRLAHREGLITLQTPTHPSQEQLTAPDRIPWLESPTHLKPHHPAERALISQAIATVDALSSPVSLPQMPSRFPVATLLSQDFLTFYAQCQIWGSVKSQDPDLAQARLGLIFLTQKLLKRLLEKELSSVAPQEL
- a CDS encoding Crp/Fnr family transcriptional regulator translates to MYSSEPAQPSRPFLTQQPILEWAEQHYRCRTFRKEQRIPTRPGLVYLVISGAVRLVGIAPDSPSLHPVSSPKTTGDNLPHTGLPPVDLTPFSPSPRLSRTSREFATPALKLNPLPVSGEDKGENAETFLGFVSQGQPFEVASQRFFTVEAYAHIDQTSVMWMYWPDLDQWPLFRQQVLDGFRYQHQRKLLWLGILGQRRTIARLLGFLTLLIEEHGQAIGDDPEGEGVSGYYLPWNLTHAQIGSAIGSTRVTVTRLMGKLRAEGLIRVGEGHLIGLPPRQ
- a CDS encoding ATP-binding protein, whose protein sequence is MNHRLPSQIILYLDREHLLSLFQLLRYALENSGWLRALLVAGDNLEQCQKLQEIWYKTGQKIPEQVEARVGTYLVKTARGQSRFPVAEVEVQSMANGPSQPNSPLGKPQRFAPVPVIALGGVEASILALSSQLNVWIQVELDQGHTGAEFAGVGEENEPLSRVSVVFDPEVIVQLLQSSTLATAVPHCSGLEAVDLENDQGVLRRFWLHTLHLMSAQDSPIAVAQESANLREFKPAEERTAQNRRLSPGRDPVRSPLTSEPTPDGIAQPPSWILFPNPGFDGMFWDCPTGIVYHSMDGGIVKANPAFCKMTGYSPSQLRYLDSRALSHPEDFAALLRLIQQMVREGVKRQTLRQRYICANGSLLAAEVTLCLVGEEEDESYFMTFVTDLSDRARAEQEIQQRRSREMLLSRISAKIRSTFDLPTILKLGVQGLRQALDTDRALAFQFLADGSGVCIAEDVQAPYPSIRGQWFPADCMPLTHRDAYRNGHLGSVPDIQNAALSDCYREMLNQFQVRSFMGVAIGRNQEGSIIPDSLSFKELQNSTGEISEIDSNVLKSPSVSSLWGLLVVHHCHGPRQWTMDEKQLVQAVATQMAIAIEQANLVQQLRTYARELEDRVQQRTTTLARSLQFEQLIRHLTETLSSATDENSVISAAVQGIVETLGVDSCHALLWDEEQGVYQAQASFLNPLSEKALPVATRLDFNQLSPDCRTVLLQGELCVLDAVNCEEIGDYPRPGDENFPESLQNQYFQQTLVPIADDNGSIGALGIIKPQAKDFDSDEIELVKQVAKVCAIAIRQARLLRKEQSSRLSADYFRSFLRQSTDIFVEYDTQLRYLSINAAGAAFFERSREQIIGKTNRDLSANAAEVIEPLLRHVYETGDRVLVTHEIGFPIGNKTVETVYSPISDETGAIHRIIAIARDVSEFRHQWQRLQEQNQELAAINRLKEEFIATTSHELRTPLTAILGFSSVLLEESFGSLNGKQKIYLDRIHTSGQHLLSLINDILDLSRIEADRLELEPQLVYICDICQGLVSLIQERIANHGLQFQMEVDPSLESMVVDPRRLKQMLLNLLTNAIKFTPEGEVGLKIYRSRSPETPDSGEENLKAGDQALKPVRNTLTRPHDWIHFVVWDTGIGIDERDRPRLFSPFSQIDSSLTRKYQGSGLGLAITRKLVELHGGWISVTSHPNQGSTFSITLPLYESATEILLDALKNGTV